In Amaranthus tricolor cultivar Red isolate AtriRed21 chromosome 5, ASM2621246v1, whole genome shotgun sequence, a genomic segment contains:
- the LOC130814164 gene encoding uncharacterized protein LOC130814164, with protein MQNGSSSNNGGQGRLPLSAVVADCVKRWFHDTLKEARGGDVNMQVLVSQMYYSGYGVPKDTNKARAWMSKASRSRSSVWIVGEKHPGYNASDSDSDEMMGEAQ; from the exons ATGCAAAACGGAAGTAGTAGCAACAATGGCGGACAAGGAAGGCTGCCGTTATCAGCGGTGGTAGCAGATTGTGTAAAGAGATGGTTTCATGATACTCTTAAAGAGGCTAGAGGGGGTGATGTTAACATGCAAGTTCTTGTTAGTCAGATGTATTACTCTGGTTATGGAGTTCCCAAAGATACTAATAAG GCAAGGGCATGGATGTCAAAGGCTTCTAGATCAAGATCATCGGTTTGGATTGTGGGTGAAAAGCATCCTG GTTATAATGCAAGTGATTCAGACTCTGATGAAATGATGGGTGAAGCACAGTGA